A window from Chitinophaga filiformis encodes these proteins:
- a CDS encoding glucosaminidase domain-containing protein yields MQLRRSVLVCSFLFGCMPMLRAQTQNASTQQYIAKYKDIAIAEMQRSGIPASIKLAQGILETQSGGSWLVQNSNNHFGIKCKNNWAGESVRYDDDARQECFRKYPSAADSYKDHSDFLRNNPRYAFLFQFQEEDYKSWAYGLKQAGYATSNTYPQQLIKLIEDYNLQQYTLEGEGVTKAGTNNAKTGDEVVASKPSKAPVAGTGKPSGITKANAPKGVFQINDRKVILVPAGTSLIQIADQRDIKLRNLVHYNDLPNDDPLPKETFIFLQKKGKSGKNDYHTVAAGETMYDIAQSEGIQLRWLRRRNKMKEGEEPEIGERLALAGYANKAPRLAKNAPVEDPTEGDFKPGQIVEDVRTEMERQEEIAQQNAAQQQQQNNTSAPKSNLPPGMEDDLKKLGEVKSTGGGAAQNTPASSKPVATQPSSSQPVYSSKPAQTGAQSSGTQPATPVPSSPSSSQPVYTSRPPAGTQPSATQPAAPVQPAPVAEKPAAPVATTSPAQPAGTPSQPAGTGGPVRDGNSLYHEVQTKETLYGIAKRYNVTVEQLQQWNHLESFDIKIGQRLLVGKI; encoded by the coding sequence ATGCAACTAAGGAGATCTGTTTTAGTGTGTAGCTTCCTGTTTGGCTGCATGCCCATGCTGAGGGCTCAAACGCAAAACGCGAGTACCCAGCAGTATATCGCGAAGTATAAAGACATCGCTATTGCTGAAATGCAGCGTAGCGGTATACCTGCTTCCATCAAACTGGCACAGGGCATACTGGAAACACAGTCTGGCGGCAGCTGGCTGGTGCAAAACTCCAACAACCATTTCGGCATAAAATGTAAGAACAACTGGGCCGGCGAAAGTGTCAGGTATGATGATGATGCCCGCCAGGAATGCTTCCGCAAATATCCATCTGCAGCCGATTCCTATAAAGATCACTCAGATTTTTTGCGGAACAATCCCCGGTATGCGTTCCTCTTCCAGTTCCAGGAAGAAGATTATAAATCATGGGCCTATGGGCTGAAACAGGCAGGATATGCCACCAGCAACACCTATCCGCAGCAGCTCATAAAACTCATTGAAGATTACAACTTACAGCAGTACACGCTGGAGGGAGAAGGGGTAACCAAAGCCGGAACGAACAACGCCAAGACCGGCGATGAAGTGGTGGCATCGAAACCATCTAAAGCGCCCGTTGCGGGCACCGGTAAACCATCCGGCATTACCAAGGCCAATGCACCTAAAGGCGTGTTCCAGATCAACGATCGTAAAGTAATACTGGTACCTGCAGGGACCTCACTGATACAGATAGCCGATCAGCGGGATATCAAACTGCGTAACCTGGTTCACTACAACGACCTGCCGAATGATGATCCATTACCGAAAGAAACTTTCATCTTCCTGCAGAAAAAGGGTAAATCAGGTAAGAATGACTACCATACAGTAGCTGCGGGAGAAACCATGTACGACATTGCTCAGTCGGAAGGTATCCAGCTCCGCTGGTTACGCCGTCGTAATAAGATGAAGGAAGGAGAGGAACCGGAAATAGGAGAGCGGCTGGCATTAGCAGGTTACGCTAATAAAGCGCCCCGCCTTGCGAAAAATGCACCGGTAGAAGACCCTACAGAGGGCGACTTTAAGCCCGGGCAAATCGTTGAAGATGTCAGAACAGAAATGGAACGGCAGGAGGAAATAGCACAGCAGAACGCAGCACAGCAACAGCAACAGAACAATACATCGGCCCCAAAAAGTAATCTGCCTCCAGGTATGGAGGATGACCTGAAAAAGCTTGGTGAGGTGAAATCGACCGGTGGCGGTGCGGCGCAGAATACACCTGCATCGTCAAAACCTGTGGCCACCCAGCCATCGTCTTCGCAGCCTGTATATTCTTCCAAACCTGCACAAACCGGTGCACAATCATCAGGTACACAGCCTGCCACACCGGTGCCATCGTCGCCATCTTCTTCACAGCCTGTATACACTTCGAGGCCGCCGGCTGGTACACAGCCTTCAGCTACGCAACCAGCTGCACCGGTGCAGCCTGCGCCTGTAGCGGAGAAACCGGCAGCGCCTGTAGCAACAACATCTCCTGCTCAACCTGCGGGCACACCATCGCAACCTGCCGGAACGGGAGGCCCTGTCAGGGATGGCAACTCATTATATCATGAAGTACAGACGAAAGAAACACTATATGGTATTGCGAAACGTTACAACGTAACAGTAGAGCAGTTGCAACAATGGAATCATCTGGAAAGTTTTGATATCAAAATAGGACAACGGCTTTTGGTCGGCAAAATCTAA
- the hpt gene encoding hypoxanthine phosphoribosyltransferase yields the protein MSVIRVHDKQFEPYISAEKLQERIRELATALNNDLKGEKPLFIAILNGSFMFAADVFKYLTIEAEISFIKLASYKGMKSTGNVVQAIGLDEDLYGRTVVILEDIVDTGKTLSQFLPQLEHQQPKKLMVAALLTKPEAMQHPINIDYLGFSVPNKFLLGYGLDYDGLGRNLPEIYKLVE from the coding sequence ATGTCTGTTATCCGGGTACACGATAAACAGTTCGAACCATACATCAGCGCTGAAAAGTTACAGGAGCGCATCAGGGAACTGGCCACTGCCCTCAATAATGATCTGAAGGGAGAAAAGCCTCTATTCATCGCTATTCTGAATGGCTCTTTTATGTTTGCTGCAGATGTTTTTAAGTACCTCACCATCGAGGCGGAAATATCTTTCATTAAACTGGCCTCTTACAAGGGCATGAAATCTACTGGTAATGTAGTGCAGGCCATTGGTCTCGATGAAGACCTGTATGGCCGGACCGTGGTTATCCTGGAAGACATTGTAGATACCGGCAAGACCCTGAGCCAGTTCCTGCCGCAGCTGGAGCATCAGCAGCCTAAAAAACTGATGGTGGCCGCCCTGCTTACCAAACCGGAAGCAATGCAGCATCCTATCAACATCGATTACCTGGGTTTTTCCGTGCCCAATAAATTCCTGCTGGGATACGGACTGGATTATGATGGCCTGGGACGCAACCTGCCAGAGATATACAAACTGGTGGAATAA